GGCGAGCGATCGGTCGAGGATGTGTTCAGTTGCGTCCATCACGACCGACGCGATTTCGTCGGCCGACTCGGCGCGCATCAGCTCGTTTGTCGTCTCCTGAAGCGCCTCGAGGGCGTTCGCGCGTTTGCGCTCGGCGGTGACGTCCTGGGTGAACGAGCGGACCCCGACGACGTCTCCATCGTCGAAAATCGGCGTGTTGTACCACTCACAGGTGAGTTTCGAGCCGTCCTTGCGGACGTTCCGTGAGGTCTGCCAGCCGCCCTTGGTGGGGCGGTCTCCGGCGAGCAACCGGTTCCAGTGGCCGGTCACCGACTCTCGTTCCGACTCGGGGACAAGCAAGTCAATCCCGTGTTCGCGGTGCGCTTCCGTCGCCGTGTAGCCGAACAGCTCCGTTGCAGCGGGGTTCCAGGATGCAACCTCGAACTCGAGGGACCACTCGATGATCGCGAACGGCGATTGGTCGACGAGCACCGCGAGTCGATCCTCGGGGTCCGTTTCCGGGACGTTCGTCGCCGGCGCATCGGGGGTGATCGCCGGTGTCGCAGCGTCGGTGTCCGTCTCGAGTGTGACGCAACCGTCGGAACGAGCGCGGTTGTCGGATTCGGGACGGATAGGGGATGCAGTGTCCGTTCCAGTCGTGGTACTCGATCGCTCGAGTAGATCGTCGATTCGCGCGGTGAGGAGATCGATCCCAGCCGATTGCGGGACGTAGCCGTCCGCACCGGCGGCGATCAGTTCGCCGGCGAGCGCTTCGCTCCCGTCCGCGGGAAAGACGACGATGGGGATGTCGGGATCGCGCTCTCTAACTCGCACGCAGCAGTCGACGAGGTCGGTATCGGGTACGTTCGACGTCAGAACGACGCAATCGGCACTCGAAAGGTGTACAAAGCAGCCGGCCGCGGTTTCGACGACGACGCTCTCTGCGGCCTTACGAAGCCCCCGAACGATCTCGTCGGTCGCGTCGGAGTCGGCGTAGATGAGACGCGGTTCAGATTCCATACACACATCCCCTCCGGCAGGGTTCGTGTCCGTCAAGGAGCCGCCACCTTATTACTGTTTGAGTCGACTCGGAGAGTGAGTCGTCGACGATCTGCCCGAAGCGACTCGCCGATTTCGGCGGAGTGATCGCCGCAACAGACTATTCTGCACCGGTGACGGCCGTTTCGAAACCGCGGAGGACGCCCTGGCCGTCGGTGCCGCCGACATCGGGCAGCGTCGCCCGTTCGGGATGGGGCATCAACACCGCGACGTGCTCGCGCTCGCCGAGGACGCCCGCGACGTTGTGTTTCGAGCCGTTCGGATTCGCGTCCGGGCCGGTCTCGCCGTCCGCATCGCAGTACCGGAAGAGAACGCGACCCTCGTCCTCGAGTTCAGCCAGTCGATCGTCGTCGATTTCGTAGCGGCCCTCGCCGTGGGCGATGGGAACCTCGATGACGTCGCCCTCCTCGTACGCCGCCGTCCAGGGCGTATCGTCGCGCTCGACGCGGAGGTAGACGTGTTCACACTGGAAGCGGGCGCTCTCGTTCGTCGTGAACGCCCCCTCGGTGAGTCCCGACTCGCAGCCGACCTGCGCGCCGTTGCAGACGCCGAGGACGGGCGTGCCGTCGGCCGCCGCCTCGCGGACCTCGGCCATGATCGGCGACCGCGCTGCCATCGCGCCGGCGCGCAGGTAGTCGCCGTAGGAGAATCCGCCCGGGAGGACGATCCCCGTCGTATTCTCGGGGAGTCCATCCTCGTGCCAGACGATTTCGGCGTCGATGTCGAGGTGTGCGAGGGCGCGCTCGGCATCCCGGTCGCAGTTCGAGCCGCCGAATCTGATGATCGAAACTGTCACGCGAACCACCCCGTGTGGTTCGTGTGATCAGGGAGCGGGAGGCGACCAACGGGAGCGTGAGCGACCGTGGTCACAGTCGCCACCCCCGGGTGTTGCGACCGACGGTTTCGATCAGCGAAAGTGAGACGGTCATCTACCGCTCGTCGACCTCCACGTCGTAGTCGTGGATGGTCGGGTTCGCCAGCAGGCGTTCGGCCATCTCGCTCGCGCGCTCGCTCGCGGCGTCGGCCGACTCGGCCTCGAGGTCGACCTCAAAGCGGTCAGCCGAGCGCAGCCCCTCGAGATCGAAGCCCAGGCGCTCGAGGGCCTGTTTCGTGGTTTCGGCCTCGGGGTCGAGCACGCCGTGTTTGAGTCGAACGGTCACCGTCGCGGTGTAGGCGGTCATCACCTGAAACCCCGTAACCGTGCTCAAAAACGCTTTCGGGTTTGCGCTGTGATACACGTTCGTGAATATTTCGACGGAACAGGCCGACGGCGTCGCGATTCGACGGCCGAACAACCGTCAGACGTCCGGTCGAGCGACTCTAACCGCGAGAAAGAGCGCGGCGGAGAGCAGTCCGATAACGGCGGTACCGACGAACGGAACCGCGTAGCCGCCGAACTGGTCGATTCCCAGACCGACGCCGTATGGCACGAGGGTACCGGCGACGGCGAACCCGATGGCCGTCACGCCGAAGAGCGTGCTGAGGTCCCCCGTCCCGAAGAGGTTCGCGAGGAGCGGCGACATGAGCGCGGCGGTTCCGCCGTAGCCGAAGCCGAAGATTGCAGAGAGCACGAGTACGGACGCCGGCGTCGGAACGGCGACGAGCAACAGCAATGGAACGCACATCAGGACGACGCAGACGGCCATCATTCGATCCGTTCCGATGGCGTCGGCGGCCCAGCCGGCGGTGAACTTGGCGACGACGTTCATGCCGCCGACGATGCTGAGCGCGATGACGCCGATCCGGCGGGTCACGCCGGCGGCGTCGGCGA
Above is a window of Natronorubrum tibetense GA33 DNA encoding:
- the purQ gene encoding phosphoribosylformylglycinamidine synthase I; translated protein: MTVSIIRFGGSNCDRDAERALAHLDIDAEIVWHEDGLPENTTGIVLPGGFSYGDYLRAGAMAARSPIMAEVREAAADGTPVLGVCNGAQVGCESGLTEGAFTTNESARFQCEHVYLRVERDDTPWTAAYEEGDVIEVPIAHGEGRYEIDDDRLAELEDEGRVLFRYCDADGETGPDANPNGSKHNVAGVLGEREHVAVLMPHPERATLPDVGGTDGQGVLRGFETAVTGAE
- the purS gene encoding phosphoribosylformylglycinamidine synthase subunit PurS, whose amino-acid sequence is MTAYTATVTVRLKHGVLDPEAETTKQALERLGFDLEGLRSADRFEVDLEAESADAASERASEMAERLLANPTIHDYDVEVDER